One genomic window of Actinoplanes lobatus includes the following:
- a CDS encoding sulfite exporter TauE/SafE family protein — translation MIATLLVAAAAAGWVDAVVGGGGLLLLPALMLAAPHLPTATALGTNKLTAICGTSTAAVTYARRTKIDWRVAGPSAALALICSGCGALLAGGIPATAFRPVIIGVLVAVAVFVTVRPQMGLMEHPEKRTPWRRGVAVAVAGGVIATYDGLIGPGTGTFLVLAFTGIVGADFVHGSAMAKIVNTATNLGALVVFAATGHVAWKLGLGMAVCNVLGAVIGARMALKRGAGFVRIVLLVVVLALIARLGYLHWQES, via the coding sequence GTGATCGCCACGCTGCTGGTGGCGGCCGCGGCGGCGGGCTGGGTGGACGCGGTCGTCGGCGGGGGCGGGCTGTTGCTGCTGCCGGCGCTGATGCTGGCCGCGCCGCATCTGCCGACGGCGACGGCGCTGGGTACCAACAAATTGACGGCGATCTGCGGCACGAGCACGGCGGCCGTCACCTACGCCCGCCGCACGAAGATCGACTGGCGGGTGGCGGGCCCGTCGGCGGCGCTGGCGCTGATCTGTTCCGGTTGTGGGGCGCTGCTGGCCGGTGGGATCCCGGCGACCGCGTTCCGGCCGGTGATCATCGGGGTGCTGGTGGCGGTGGCGGTGTTCGTCACCGTACGCCCGCAGATGGGGTTGATGGAGCACCCGGAGAAACGCACGCCGTGGCGCCGGGGTGTCGCGGTGGCCGTGGCCGGCGGTGTCATCGCCACCTACGACGGGCTGATCGGCCCGGGCACCGGCACCTTCCTCGTCCTGGCGTTCACCGGAATCGTCGGCGCCGACTTCGTGCACGGCTCGGCGATGGCGAAGATCGTCAACACGGCGACGAACCTGGGTGCGCTGGTCGTGTTCGCCGCGACCGGCCATGTCGCCTGGAAACTGGGCCTGGGCATGGCGGTGTGCAACGTGCTCGGTGCGGTGATCGGCGCCCGGATGGCGTTGAAACGCGGCGCCGGCTTCGTCCGGATCGTGCTGCTGGTGGTGGTGCTGGCACTGATCGCCCGGCTGGGATACCTGCACTGGCAGGAAAGCTAG
- a CDS encoding PadR family transcriptional regulator gives MQEPTFLILTALAAQPLHGYGIVQSVIALSEGEVKLRPGTLYGALDRLAEQGLIEVEREEAVEGRLRRYYRLTDGGAAALATEVQRLRRRAAAAETQLKDRRGIVPGLGTA, from the coding sequence ATGCAGGAGCCGACGTTTCTGATCCTGACGGCGCTGGCCGCTCAGCCTTTGCACGGTTACGGCATCGTCCAGTCCGTGATCGCCCTGTCCGAGGGCGAGGTGAAGCTACGGCCGGGAACCCTGTACGGGGCTTTGGACCGGCTTGCCGAGCAGGGCCTGATCGAGGTCGAACGTGAGGAGGCGGTCGAAGGTCGTCTTCGCCGTTACTACCGGCTCACCGACGGCGGCGCGGCCGCCCTTGCCACCGAGGTGCAGCGGCTGCGCCGCCGTGCGGCCGCCGCGGAGACCCAGCTCAAGGACCGCCGCGGCATCGTCCCCGGCCTCGGCACCGCCTGA
- a CDS encoding heme-degrading domain-containing protein → MSDDLDQLINDIEQQEARLVFESFTEADAFALGCLLVNLATERRLPVAVDIRRGPQQLFHAGLPGSTADNDTWIERKVRVVYRFGASSYLVGRRLAAKGRQLDASQGVDPARFAAHGGAFPVRLANAGVIGVVTVSGLPQADDHALVVEAIETFLAAG, encoded by the coding sequence ATGAGCGACGACCTGGACCAGTTGATCAACGACATCGAGCAGCAGGAGGCGCGGCTGGTGTTCGAGAGCTTCACCGAGGCCGACGCGTTCGCGCTGGGCTGCCTGCTGGTGAACCTGGCCACCGAGCGGCGACTGCCGGTGGCCGTCGACATCCGCCGCGGGCCCCAGCAGCTGTTCCACGCCGGGCTGCCCGGTTCGACCGCCGACAACGACACCTGGATCGAGCGCAAGGTCCGTGTCGTCTACCGGTTCGGCGCCTCCTCCTACCTGGTGGGCCGCCGTCTCGCCGCGAAGGGCCGCCAGCTCGACGCCTCCCAGGGTGTCGACCCGGCCCGGTTCGCGGCGCACGGCGGCGCGTTCCCGGTACGGCTCGCGAACGCCGGGGTGATCGGGGTGGTCACCGTGTCCGGGCTGCCGCAGGCCGACGACCACGCCCTGGTCGTCGAGGCGATCGAGACGTTCCTGGCCGCCGGCTGA
- a CDS encoding ABC-F family ATP-binding cassette domain-containing protein has product MQQSAHLKTVRLGRAHDGDLLFSGLDLVLRPGDRIGVVGPNGAGKTTLLRVLAGELTPTEGHLGLATGTRVAYVPQRMPDPDGSVGAFLSGGLGELADVTARLRELEKRLAEGQDVLDEFAAVQERWTALEGWRAETRLTEIRQRLDIDHLDDDLPLRAVSGGEQARLMLARALLDEPDLLLLDEPTNHLDAEGAAWLRQWLRDFEGGVLAVSHDRAFLDEVVTRIVELDGIDEQPQDYPGGGYTAYRAEKQRRWEKLLLDYEAQEKDRIRLEADIEKTKGYARGVENTVRSGATAPHLRRVARLVARKAKVRERRLRRQMASVSWIARPRTRPPLTLAFPGDDGDPGEIVLKVRDLNVTHGDRELLRDVDLDVTRGDRIVITGRNGAGKTTLLRAIADRHPEVAVLPQTDDGLRDTTTVMEFFRARVPVYIDDAEKLLAGHQFDADQRDAPMRDLSAGELRRLLLAVLVNSPSRILLLDEPTNFLDFAALDVVEEALRRYRGTLVVVSHDRYFADAIGHTRHWHVADGQLIEN; this is encoded by the coding sequence TTGCAACAGTCCGCTCATCTCAAAACCGTCCGGCTGGGCCGCGCCCACGACGGTGACCTGCTCTTCTCCGGCCTCGACCTGGTGCTGCGCCCCGGCGACCGGATCGGGGTCGTCGGACCCAACGGCGCCGGCAAGACCACCCTGCTCCGCGTGCTGGCAGGCGAGCTCACCCCCACCGAAGGGCACCTCGGCCTCGCCACGGGCACGCGCGTCGCGTACGTCCCGCAACGGATGCCGGACCCGGACGGAAGCGTCGGCGCGTTTCTCAGCGGAGGCCTCGGCGAGCTCGCGGACGTCACGGCCAGGCTGCGTGAGCTGGAGAAACGACTGGCCGAAGGCCAGGACGTCCTGGACGAGTTCGCGGCCGTCCAGGAACGCTGGACCGCCCTGGAAGGCTGGAGGGCCGAGACGCGGCTCACCGAGATCCGGCAGCGTCTGGACATCGACCACCTCGACGACGACCTGCCGCTGCGGGCGGTCAGCGGCGGCGAGCAGGCGCGGCTGATGCTGGCCCGGGCCCTGCTCGACGAACCCGACCTGCTGCTGCTCGACGAACCGACGAACCATCTCGACGCCGAGGGCGCGGCCTGGCTGCGGCAGTGGCTGCGCGATTTCGAGGGCGGGGTGCTGGCGGTCAGCCACGACCGGGCGTTCCTGGACGAGGTCGTCACCCGGATCGTCGAGCTGGACGGCATCGACGAGCAGCCGCAGGACTATCCGGGCGGCGGCTACACCGCCTACCGCGCCGAGAAGCAGCGGCGCTGGGAGAAGCTGCTGCTCGACTACGAGGCGCAGGAGAAGGACCGGATCCGCCTGGAAGCCGACATCGAGAAGACCAAGGGGTACGCCCGCGGCGTCGAGAACACCGTCCGTTCCGGGGCCACCGCCCCGCACCTGCGGCGCGTGGCCCGGCTGGTGGCCCGTAAGGCGAAGGTCCGGGAGCGGCGGCTGCGGCGGCAGATGGCGTCGGTGTCGTGGATCGCCCGGCCGCGGACCCGCCCGCCGCTGACGCTCGCCTTCCCCGGCGACGACGGCGACCCGGGCGAGATCGTCCTCAAGGTTCGCGACCTGAACGTCACCCACGGTGACCGGGAGCTGCTGCGCGACGTCGACCTGGACGTCACCCGGGGCGACCGTATCGTGATCACCGGCCGTAACGGGGCGGGCAAGACGACCCTGCTGCGGGCGATCGCGGACCGGCATCCGGAGGTGGCGGTGCTGCCGCAGACCGACGACGGGCTGCGCGACACCACGACGGTGATGGAGTTCTTCCGGGCGCGGGTGCCGGTCTACATCGACGACGCGGAGAAGCTGCTGGCCGGGCACCAGTTCGACGCCGACCAGCGGGACGCGCCGATGCGGGACCTGTCGGCGGGGGAGCTGCGGCGGCTGCTGCTCGCGGTGCTGGTCAACAGCCCGTCGCGGATCCTGCTGCTGGACGAGCCGACCAACTTCCTCGACTTCGCCGCACTCGACGTGGTGGAGGAGGCGCTGCGCCGCTACCGGGGGACGCTGGTGGTGGTCAGCCACGACCGGTATTTCGCCGATGCGATCGGACACACCCGGCACTGGCATGTCGCGGACGGACAGTTGATCGAGAACTGA
- a CDS encoding Rossmann-fold NAD(P)-binding domain-containing protein has product MRILVLGGSGFVGRAAAELAVARGHDVTVFNRGLHDPVAGVTTLVGDRSADGGLDALRDGTWDTVIDTWSAEASAVGAAASLLSGRAAHYVYVSSRSVHRWDPGHPPLAEDSPLADVDDPGYAGDKLRAEIATAAFDGPVLLARAGLILGPYEDIGRLPWWLNRLHQGGPTVAPGPRDLALQYIDVRDLAAFLLDAAGRHGPFNVVSPPGHTTMGELLDVANEVTGGHADLRWLPGEDIVAAGVQPWTQLPIWLTPEAGYAFMHQGDVSKAIAAGLSCRPVRDTVTATWAWLQTLPGGAPQRADRPAPGLDPQVEAKILAS; this is encoded by the coding sequence ATGCGGATTCTGGTGCTGGGTGGAAGTGGTTTCGTCGGGCGGGCCGCCGCCGAACTGGCGGTGGCCCGCGGCCACGACGTGACGGTGTTCAACCGGGGCCTGCACGACCCGGTAGCCGGGGTGACCACCCTGGTCGGCGACCGCTCGGCCGACGGCGGCCTGGACGCGCTGCGCGACGGCACCTGGGACACGGTGATCGACACCTGGTCGGCCGAAGCCTCAGCGGTCGGCGCGGCGGCGTCGCTGCTGTCCGGCCGGGCGGCCCATTACGTGTACGTCTCCAGCCGCTCGGTCCACCGGTGGGATCCCGGCCACCCGCCGCTGGCCGAGGACTCACCCCTGGCCGACGTCGACGACCCCGGCTACGCCGGTGACAAGCTGCGCGCCGAGATCGCGACCGCCGCGTTCGACGGCCCGGTCCTGCTGGCGCGTGCCGGGCTGATCCTCGGCCCGTACGAGGACATCGGCCGCCTGCCGTGGTGGCTCAACCGGCTCCATCAGGGTGGCCCCACCGTGGCGCCCGGCCCCCGCGACCTCGCCTTGCAGTACATCGACGTCCGCGACCTGGCCGCGTTCCTGCTCGACGCCGCCGGACGGCACGGCCCGTTCAACGTGGTCAGCCCACCCGGCCACACCACCATGGGCGAACTGCTGGACGTCGCCAACGAGGTGACCGGCGGCCACGCCGACCTGCGGTGGCTGCCGGGCGAGGACATCGTCGCCGCCGGCGTGCAGCCGTGGACGCAGCTGCCGATCTGGCTGACCCCCGAGGCCGGGTACGCGTTCATGCACCAGGGCGACGTCAGCAAAGCGATCGCCGCCGGCCTGTCCTGCCGGCCGGTCCGCGACACGGTCACCGCCACGTGGGCGTGGCTGCAAACCCTGCCGGGCGGTGCACCGCAGCGCGCCGACCGGCCGGCGCCCGGCCTCGACCCGCAGGTCGAGGCCAAGATCCTGGCAAGCTAG
- a CDS encoding endonuclease/exonuclease/phosphatase family protein gives MRLATFNLLHGRSLSDGTVHAGRIRTAIADLDADVLGLQEVDRAQPRSGLLDLTALAADALDATTHRFAAAVVGTPGQAWEPWHSGVDIAHPQYGIALVSRYPVDRWQVTELPGAPVRSPVFAPDGGLLLLRDEPRVLLAAVVQTPSGPMTVATTHLSFVPGWNVRQLRHAVRALRALPAPRVLLGDLNMPAVPVRAFTGWRPLARAATFPSPAPKTQLDHVLADPRGVAALGRVVQVRTPSQPISDHRPLVVRLDRP, from the coding sequence GTGCGCCTGGCCACCTTCAACCTGCTGCACGGCAGATCACTGTCCGACGGCACCGTACACGCCGGCCGGATCCGCACCGCGATCGCCGACCTCGACGCCGACGTCCTGGGACTGCAAGAGGTGGACCGCGCGCAGCCCCGCTCCGGACTGCTCGACCTGACCGCGCTGGCCGCCGACGCCCTGGACGCCACCACCCACCGGTTCGCCGCCGCCGTCGTCGGCACCCCCGGCCAGGCCTGGGAACCCTGGCACTCCGGCGTCGACATCGCCCACCCGCAGTACGGCATCGCGCTGGTGTCGCGGTATCCGGTCGACCGCTGGCAGGTCACCGAACTGCCCGGCGCTCCGGTGCGTTCCCCGGTGTTCGCGCCCGACGGGGGTCTGCTGCTGCTGCGCGACGAACCGCGGGTTCTGCTGGCGGCCGTGGTACAGACACCGTCGGGGCCGATGACGGTGGCGACCACCCATCTGTCGTTCGTGCCCGGCTGGAACGTGCGGCAGTTGCGCCACGCCGTCCGCGCGCTGCGGGCCCTGCCGGCGCCGCGGGTGCTGCTCGGCGACCTGAACATGCCGGCCGTGCCGGTGCGCGCGTTCACCGGCTGGCGGCCGCTGGCCCGCGCCGCGACGTTCCCCAGCCCGGCGCCGAAGACCCAGCTCGATCATGTGCTCGCCGACCCGCGCGGGGTGGCGGCCCTGGGCCGGGTCGTGCAGGTGCGCACCCCGTCGCAGCCGATCTCCGACCATCGCCCGCTCGTCGTGCGCCTCGACCGTCCTTGA
- a CDS encoding PadR family transcriptional regulator, with protein MQEPTFLILTALAAQPLHGYGIVQSVIALSEGEVKLRPGTLYGALDRLAEQGLIEVEREEAVEGRLRRYYRLTDGGAAALATEVQRLRRRAAAAETQLKDRTVPGFGQPAPGVA; from the coding sequence ATGCAGGAGCCGACGTTTCTGATCCTGACGGCGCTGGCCGCTCAGCCTTTGCACGGTTACGGCATCGTCCAGTCCGTGATCGCCCTGTCCGAGGGCGAGGTGAAATTACGGCCGGGAACCCTGTACGGGGCTTTGGACCGGCTTGCCGAGCAGGGCCTGATCGAGGTCGAACGTGAGGAGGCGGTCGAAGGTCGTCTTCGCCGTTACTACCGGCTCACCGACGGCGGCGCGGCCGCCCTTGCCACCGAGGTGCAGCGGCTGCGCCGCCGTGCGGCCGCCGCGGAGACCCAGCTCAAGGACCGCACCGTTCCCGGCTTCGGCCAGCCCGCCCCCGGCGTCGCCTGA
- a CDS encoding tyrosine-type recombinase/integrase, translating to MTGMSLQPHPGREPVIGTAAREFTDAWLANRRLSHHTRAAYRRDVDGWLTWCAGRDLDPLHASFLDVNAYARELEARPLAPASVARKLSGLSSWYDFLVKLRAVPANPVGGADRPQVDRDHPSTVGLAPAEVDALLAAAGRAGRRTHAMITVLADLGLRVGELVGLNLDDLGHERGHRTVRFTGKGGKARRRAVTPAVAAALDDYLAERGSAPGPLFVTSTGSRVDRHAIFRLVRRLAGEAGIASADRLSPHSLRHSFAITARAEGVPLEDVQDAMGHADPRTTRRYDRDRYNLDRDPAYTIAAARARRNRG from the coding sequence ATGACGGGCATGTCGCTGCAGCCGCACCCGGGCCGGGAACCCGTCATCGGCACGGCCGCGCGTGAGTTCACCGACGCGTGGCTGGCCAACCGGCGGCTGTCGCACCACACCCGGGCGGCGTACCGGCGCGACGTCGACGGCTGGCTCACCTGGTGCGCCGGCCGTGACCTCGACCCACTGCACGCCTCGTTCCTGGACGTCAACGCCTACGCCCGCGAGCTGGAGGCCCGGCCGCTGGCGCCCGCCTCGGTGGCCCGGAAACTGTCCGGCCTGTCCAGCTGGTACGACTTCCTGGTCAAACTGCGGGCGGTGCCGGCGAACCCGGTCGGCGGCGCGGACCGCCCCCAGGTCGACCGGGACCACCCGTCCACGGTCGGGCTCGCCCCGGCCGAGGTCGACGCGCTGCTCGCGGCCGCCGGGCGCGCCGGCCGCCGCACCCACGCGATGATCACCGTGCTGGCCGATCTGGGGTTGCGCGTCGGTGAGCTGGTCGGGCTGAACCTCGACGACCTCGGCCACGAACGCGGCCACCGGACCGTCCGGTTCACCGGCAAGGGCGGCAAGGCCCGCCGCCGGGCGGTCACCCCGGCCGTGGCGGCGGCCCTCGACGACTACCTGGCCGAACGCGGCAGCGCGCCGGGGCCGCTGTTCGTCACCTCGACCGGCTCCCGCGTCGACCGGCACGCCATCTTCCGGCTGGTCCGCAGGCTCGCCGGCGAGGCCGGGATCGCCTCGGCCGACCGGTTGTCGCCGCACTCGCTGCGGCACTCGTTCGCCATCACGGCCCGCGCCGAAGGCGTACCCCTGGAAGACGTGCAGGACGCCATGGGGCACGCCGATCCGCGTACCACCCGCCGCTACGACCGTGACCGTTACAACTTGGACCGTGACCCCGCGTACACGATCGCGGCGGCCCGTGCCCGCCGCAACAGGGGGTGA